One segment of Gordonia terrae DNA contains the following:
- a CDS encoding IclR family transcriptional regulator: protein MAGSGVQTVSRALAVLGCFRGGDELGVTDVARAQGLALSTTHRLLTALVDAGFLEKTAEGNRYRLGGALAQYGQIAYRQHRIYLTEPHLERLAATTGASASVAMRYGNEVVLLGTSRWREAEGHALQGVLLPLHASALGKALLAFSNVGQDELECLPYGDGTDRAVRNADELAKELALTRERGYGFNDEELSPGHRTIGLPIFPASDDQEVRFALGIRGATELMSPERIPFLVDLGRSTARDIGVALTQ, encoded by the coding sequence ATGGCGGGTTCTGGTGTGCAGACCGTGTCGAGGGCGCTCGCCGTTCTCGGCTGTTTTCGCGGCGGGGACGAGCTCGGCGTCACGGATGTGGCACGCGCACAGGGCCTCGCCCTCAGCACGACGCACCGGCTGCTGACCGCGTTGGTCGACGCCGGGTTTCTCGAGAAGACCGCGGAGGGCAACAGATACCGCCTCGGCGGCGCGTTGGCGCAGTACGGCCAGATCGCCTACCGCCAGCACCGGATCTACCTCACCGAACCGCACCTGGAACGGCTCGCGGCCACCACCGGCGCATCAGCCTCGGTCGCGATGCGATACGGCAACGAGGTGGTGCTGCTGGGTACCAGCCGCTGGCGCGAAGCGGAGGGGCATGCCCTCCAGGGCGTCCTGCTCCCGCTGCACGCCTCCGCACTCGGCAAGGCGCTGCTCGCCTTCTCGAATGTCGGTCAGGACGAGCTCGAATGCCTCCCTTACGGAGACGGCACCGACCGTGCCGTCCGAAACGCCGACGAGCTCGCGAAAGAACTGGCCCTCACCCGCGAGCGGGGTTATGGCTTCAACGACGAGGAGCTGAGCCCGGGCCACCGCACCATCGGACTCCCCATCTTCCCGGCATCCGACGACCAGGAGGTGCGCTTCGCGTTGGGTATCCGTGGCGCAACCGAACTCATGAGTCCCGAACGCATCCCGTTCCTCGTGGATCTCGGCCGGTCCACCGCTCGCGACATCGGCGTCGCACTTACGCAGTGA